A genomic stretch from Bradyrhizobium sp. 195 includes:
- a CDS encoding IclR family transcriptional regulator → MPRTDSAKPRHPLSSAAAVLAESVDDAAFATTLAKGLVVLEAFKAGSPLLGNMELSTLTGIPRPTVARLTHTLAELGYLRYDAERAKYRVGARALRIAHPLLAGMQFRQVARPMMQELALSVRGTVSIGLLDATSMIYVETARSGDVGPHAPDIGMPIPVVMTAMGRAAAATLPPGDADRLERNIAAEDAELWSAFRDKYRAGIAQGKSRGFCTCWGEYMASIHAVAAPLFHASESKQTFSINCGIPAFRLQPGQLESEIGPRIAALADSIRAIVGQAELMPPRKTRKITSAGT, encoded by the coding sequence ATGCCCCGGACCGATTCCGCCAAACCTCGACATCCACTTTCCTCCGCCGCGGCGGTGCTGGCGGAGAGTGTCGATGACGCCGCCTTCGCCACGACGCTGGCAAAGGGGCTCGTGGTGCTCGAGGCGTTCAAGGCCGGCAGCCCGCTGCTGGGCAACATGGAGCTGTCGACGCTCACCGGAATTCCGCGTCCGACGGTCGCGCGGCTGACCCACACGCTGGCCGAGCTCGGCTATCTCCGCTACGACGCCGAGCGGGCCAAGTACCGCGTCGGCGCGCGGGCGCTGCGGATCGCGCATCCTCTGCTGGCCGGAATGCAATTCCGCCAAGTGGCGCGGCCGATGATGCAGGAGCTGGCGCTCAGCGTCCGCGGCACGGTCTCGATCGGCCTGCTCGACGCCACCTCGATGATCTATGTCGAGACCGCGCGCTCCGGCGATGTCGGGCCGCACGCGCCCGACATCGGCATGCCGATTCCCGTGGTGATGACCGCGATGGGACGCGCCGCGGCGGCGACTTTGCCGCCGGGCGATGCGGACCGGCTCGAACGGAACATCGCCGCCGAAGACGCCGAGCTATGGTCGGCCTTTCGTGACAAATACCGCGCCGGGATCGCGCAAGGAAAAAGCCGCGGCTTCTGCACCTGCTGGGGCGAATACATGGCCTCGATCCATGCGGTCGCCGCGCCGCTGTTTCACGCCAGCGAATCCAAGCAGACGTTCTCGATCAATTGCGGCATCCCCGCGTTCCGGCTCCAGCCGGGGCAGCTGGAGAGCGAGATCGGACCGCGAATCGCGGCGCTCGCCGACAGCATCCGCGCCATCGTCGGGCAGGCTGAGCTCATGCCACCGCGCAAAACCAGGAAAATCACAAGCGCCGGGACATGA